One Natronomonas moolapensis 8.8.11 genomic region harbors:
- a CDS encoding IS66-like element ISNamo3 family transposase produces the protein MVSRPETIPSRLFMTSSEPTKEEILERLVALEKENEELREENKRLRAKLRWYEGPHTPPSKDQSDQEESSSSDGDEDDEQPRTDGGTPGRKSGHDPEWRDAPDPDQEIEVTCDCCPDCGEAFDESAGVSPRLVEELPDPQPPEVTQYNRHHYECHSCGAETVASHPDCPDEGQFGVNVIAQAALSRYDHRLPYRKIADRFEQLHGLEFTGASAWHATERVARAGRCEYEQIRRQIQQADVVHVDETGIKRDGEQAWIWTFTTEEHTLYVARESRGSDVPAEVLGEDFAGTVVCDGWTAYPAFSSNLQRCWAHILREAEDAAEKQTEGEPIYRALKQLYVALQTRLESDLTVRERAELQRVARRELESLIERSVPDGPVATLLGKIEGGLDHWLTFIGEPAVSPTNNAAENALREPVVLRKIIGTLRNDRGMFVHETLLSLLATCRQQGRNPYDEFKRIARNNEMISRAQTVPAVASSG, from the coding sequence ATGGTCTCCAGACCGGAGACCATCCCGTCTCGCCTGTTCATGACCTCTTCGGAACCTACCAAGGAAGAGATCCTTGAGCGTCTGGTCGCACTTGAGAAAGAGAACGAGGAACTTCGAGAGGAGAACAAGCGGCTCAGAGCCAAGCTTCGGTGGTACGAGGGACCCCATACACCACCGAGCAAAGACCAATCGGACCAGGAGGAGTCGTCCTCGTCCGATGGGGACGAGGACGACGAACAACCACGTACTGACGGTGGCACGCCTGGCCGAAAGTCCGGACATGACCCGGAATGGCGCGACGCTCCTGACCCGGATCAAGAGATCGAGGTTACCTGTGACTGCTGTCCAGACTGTGGTGAAGCGTTCGACGAGTCGGCGGGCGTCAGCCCCCGACTCGTCGAGGAACTCCCGGATCCACAGCCACCAGAGGTCACACAGTACAACCGCCATCACTACGAGTGCCACTCCTGTGGTGCCGAGACTGTCGCCTCACACCCCGACTGCCCCGATGAGGGGCAGTTCGGGGTGAATGTCATCGCACAGGCGGCGCTCTCTCGGTACGATCACCGCCTTCCCTACCGGAAGATCGCCGATCGCTTCGAACAACTCCACGGACTGGAGTTCACGGGTGCGTCCGCGTGGCACGCGACCGAGCGCGTTGCACGCGCCGGTCGCTGTGAATACGAGCAGATTCGCCGTCAGATCCAGCAAGCCGACGTTGTCCACGTTGACGAGACTGGAATTAAACGCGACGGCGAACAGGCATGGATCTGGACGTTCACCACCGAGGAGCACACGCTGTACGTGGCTAGGGAGAGTCGAGGAAGTGATGTTCCCGCGGAAGTCCTCGGCGAGGACTTCGCGGGAACAGTCGTCTGTGACGGGTGGACGGCGTATCCGGCTTTCAGCAGCAACCTCCAGCGGTGTTGGGCGCATATTCTACGGGAGGCTGAAGACGCCGCCGAGAAACAGACGGAAGGCGAACCGATCTACCGTGCCCTCAAACAGCTGTACGTCGCTCTCCAGACCCGGCTGGAGAGCGACTTGACAGTCCGCGAGCGAGCAGAACTCCAACGTGTGGCGCGGAGAGAGCTTGAATCGCTGATAGAACGGTCAGTTCCTGACGGACCAGTGGCAACACTACTCGGCAAGATCGAAGGAGGCCTCGACCACTGGCTCACCTTTATCGGTGAGCCAGCGGTCTCCCCAACGAACAACGCCGCTGAAAATGCGCTCCGTGAGCCAGTGGTTCTCCGGAAAATCATCGGAACACTCCGGAACGACCGCGGTATGTTCGTGCATGAGACGCTGCTGTCCCTGCTGGCGACGTGCCGCCAGCAGGGACGCAATCCCTACGACGAGTTCAAGCGAATCGCTCGAAACAACGAGATGATTTCACGAGCTCAGACCGTACCCGCTGTTGCATCCTCGGGGTAA
- a CDS encoding DUF1156 domain-containing protein: MSEKVTDETENSESKAPEKVAIEGKLPLTAIDIESQKDMESGRYHSLRSLHKWFAARPTPAARLSVLASAYPGDIDPDYLLKLMQIGPKAMDTNISEYVQKRFAEPSGGKTLDEHYGYPNPNTQSPTESELDDFLKTVKTAWGGSIPTVLDPTAGRGIIPFEAMRYGFPTKANELNPVPSLIRTCLPPDGYRHSLVSATQLVS, from the coding sequence ATGAGCGAGAAAGTCACCGACGAAACGGAGAATTCAGAGTCAAAAGCACCAGAAAAAGTTGCCATAGAAGGCAAACTACCCCTCACTGCTATTGACATTGAAAGTCAGAAAGATATGGAGTCCGGCCGTTACCATTCGCTACGCAGTCTGCACAAGTGGTTTGCGGCCCGTCCGACCCCAGCGGCCCGGTTATCTGTACTGGCATCAGCGTATCCGGGTGATATAGACCCAGACTATCTTCTGAAACTGATGCAAATTGGTCCGAAAGCTATGGACACCAATATTTCAGAATATGTTCAAAAAAGGTTTGCAGAACCCTCTGGTGGCAAGACCTTGGATGAGCACTACGGGTATCCCAACCCGAACACCCAGTCCCCAACTGAATCGGAACTTGATGACTTTCTTAAGACGGTGAAAACGGCGTGGGGCGGCAGCATCCCAACTGTGCTAGACCCGACCGCGGGTAGAGGGATTATACCATTTGAAGCAATGCGTTACGGCTTTCCAACAAAAGCTAACGAACTGAATCCTGTTCCATCTCTTATTCGTACGTGTTTACCCCCAGATGGATATCGTCACTCTCTCGTGAGTGCCACCCAACTGGTGTCGTAG
- a CDS encoding DUF7680 family protein: MSKGQGFIEGESFAFTSGVYGDRPTFVLTRNRVDDRAEITLYELAPKEIATARQERLDQVHKSTQVTTVELSEAIVDGETPADLDGDNLGHDWADWCAIKIATLRGKRFNEVSYLIQSTLREAGLEPETVCTGAPASLSLPEAAGVRLSIAFRAMKHVQRRDRLRAIADGISQMSLGECYYWHAKARSPTSPNGVKALRTLLADHIE; the protein is encoded by the coding sequence ATGAGCAAGGGTCAGGGCTTCATCGAAGGCGAGTCGTTCGCGTTCACCAGCGGTGTCTACGGCGACCGACCGACGTTCGTCCTCACTCGGAATCGCGTCGATGACCGAGCCGAAATCACACTGTACGAACTCGCCCCGAAAGAAATCGCGACGGCACGACAAGAGCGGCTCGACCAAGTTCACAAATCGACTCAGGTGACAACCGTCGAGCTGAGCGAAGCCATCGTCGATGGTGAGACTCCTGCTGACCTTGACGGTGACAACCTCGGGCACGACTGGGCGGACTGGTGTGCAATTAAAATCGCCACGCTTCGGGGAAAGCGGTTCAACGAGGTGAGCTACCTCATCCAGTCGACGCTTCGGGAAGCTGGGCTGGAGCCCGAGACCGTCTGTACTGGGGCGCCGGCGAGCCTCTCGCTTCCGGAGGCCGCTGGTGTGCGGTTGTCGATAGCATTCCGGGCGATGAAGCACGTCCAACGCCGCGACCGCCTGCGGGCAATCGCTGATGGTATCTCACAGATGAGCCTCGGAGAGTGCTACTACTGGCACGCTAAGGCACGGTCTCCAACCTCTCCAAACGGAGTGAAGGCATTACGAACGCTGCTTGCCGACCACATCGAGTAA
- a CDS encoding ATP-binding protein → MSDFSREAPNKKDGLPTIFDKCTPRQDVLIGELAEDQFAASLADVAHSDDAPEVYANPQLFFEKTFPTEGLQELLGRLATRFVSYHDQSYSGTNGVLRLDTSFGGGKTHNQIAAYHLAERPDAVPDLTDFLNDEQTAEKYGEAAALGLDVNTAVFVGTHVDGTSARCDYTDPNAPETKTMWGELAYQLFGQEGYEFLRENDEQQSPPGSQKLERLFDRHDNPSLVLIDEIAAYLEQTAAVEVGDSTLAKQTNTFLMSLLSATQNTDQLTVVLSIADTAFHDRAEDVRGLVAETISEFNSITDRTEGSITPTEDEEVASVLGHRLFEDVPNSAREATADAYASFYNGDRESFPEHASSMEHRERLAESYPIHPTVIDTLTEELDSLPSFQKTRGALRLLSRGIHQLWNSDADEDGRHYVRLFDLHPSDSDVFTTLLRLFSSVDMDFEAAIKNDIYSDDGTAHAEEEDRKWTTKGHPPLGTHLTTTILWKSIVKGADGRGTTRRPIRHAVAHLDVELAHYDDALTNLLGGGRQSACFFLHGDAGEKIQFKSEANLTKTIDSVVDRLKEGLARRHLEEALESALGEGTLNVIVGPEEPHNVPDVADEAHLCVMDFDTVSVHDPEDVPSVIETLHENTASSSGGQHSPRVYKNNIVFLAATGDAIHDAERTAQRVAAIKHIQNNLGEEFDLNERQQDELIERLDKAKGTLDQDIKKAYTHLYYPSDGGLAHRRITTDTTIHQAVIDKLEESGKIIPEGEGAYGVEWFEKTLWNKGADSMTTRALEEQFGKRTSVEDDSGNVHDVEILLSPIPLRKTIARMVSESEYTYWDGETNTGYYREGTTLHGHSNDLGDATNLQTGLDYRDVKLAKSHRVYDSVEELVEEVDVDWDTTITCSDCNQTFDSQAAYDEHDCDIAEKVTCDECDDTFSSQEAYQDHLPCSDDDGPLPMSANASTSSPYHVPRALKEMRADIDTAIERARSEYSGHPDEIITAVEGVWIRIEGADGWKGAWFTANKLGDSDEFADHTLVNFDYTAYDESESMVDITYRGDPSAFADHFRFNMEPEDFSTPDGERTAEADFSIEFEGQDDPMLYGETFEALDDLLAVDNAFTVTMETEVEIRARDQGDS, encoded by the coding sequence ATGAGCGATTTCTCTCGGGAAGCACCGAATAAAAAGGACGGGCTCCCAACGATATTTGATAAGTGTACTCCACGACAAGATGTCCTAATTGGTGAACTCGCCGAAGACCAGTTTGCGGCCAGTCTGGCTGACGTTGCTCACTCTGACGACGCGCCCGAGGTATACGCTAACCCGCAGCTTTTTTTCGAGAAGACGTTCCCAACAGAGGGGCTGCAGGAACTGTTAGGACGCCTTGCGACTCGGTTCGTCTCTTACCACGACCAGAGCTACAGTGGCACGAACGGCGTGCTGCGCCTCGACACTTCATTTGGCGGGGGTAAAACCCACAACCAAATTGCTGCGTACCACTTGGCTGAGCGTCCCGATGCTGTTCCCGACCTCACAGACTTCCTCAACGACGAGCAGACAGCCGAGAAGTACGGAGAAGCCGCTGCGCTGGGACTCGACGTGAATACGGCTGTCTTTGTTGGCACACACGTCGACGGTACCAGTGCCCGGTGTGACTATACCGACCCCAATGCGCCAGAGACTAAGACGATGTGGGGTGAGCTCGCGTACCAACTCTTCGGGCAGGAGGGCTACGAATTCCTTCGGGAAAACGACGAACAGCAGTCCCCTCCGGGAAGCCAGAAGCTCGAACGGCTCTTCGACCGACACGACAATCCGTCACTGGTCCTCATCGACGAAATCGCAGCGTATCTTGAGCAGACTGCTGCGGTTGAGGTGGGCGACTCGACCCTCGCCAAACAGACGAATACCTTCCTGATGTCGCTTCTATCGGCGACACAGAACACTGACCAGCTCACCGTTGTGCTGAGCATTGCAGACACGGCTTTTCACGACCGGGCAGAGGATGTCAGAGGATTGGTCGCAGAGACCATCTCTGAGTTCAACAGCATTACCGACCGTACAGAGGGCTCAATCACACCGACCGAGGACGAGGAAGTGGCGTCCGTTCTCGGCCACAGATTGTTCGAAGACGTCCCGAACTCTGCCCGTGAAGCGACAGCCGACGCCTATGCCTCCTTCTACAACGGTGACCGGGAGTCATTCCCGGAACATGCGAGTTCTATGGAGCATCGTGAACGGCTGGCTGAAAGCTATCCGATTCATCCGACCGTCATCGACACGCTCACAGAGGAACTCGACTCACTACCTTCGTTCCAAAAAACGCGCGGAGCCCTTCGACTTCTCTCCCGAGGTATCCACCAGTTATGGAACTCTGATGCTGATGAGGACGGACGCCACTACGTTCGGCTTTTCGACCTCCATCCGTCCGATAGTGACGTGTTTACGACGCTTCTCCGGTTGTTCAGCTCGGTCGACATGGACTTCGAGGCGGCCATCAAGAACGACATCTACTCCGACGATGGGACTGCACACGCTGAGGAAGAAGACCGGAAGTGGACGACCAAGGGACATCCGCCCCTTGGAACTCATCTGACGACGACTATTCTCTGGAAAAGTATCGTCAAGGGGGCTGATGGGCGGGGGACGACACGCCGTCCAATCCGACACGCCGTTGCTCATCTAGACGTGGAACTCGCGCACTACGATGACGCATTAACCAACCTCCTTGGCGGCGGTCGCCAATCGGCGTGCTTCTTCCTCCACGGAGATGCAGGCGAGAAGATTCAATTCAAATCGGAAGCAAACCTCACCAAGACTATCGACTCCGTCGTCGACCGACTGAAGGAGGGGTTAGCTCGCCGCCATCTGGAGGAGGCCCTCGAATCTGCACTCGGAGAAGGAACCCTCAACGTGATTGTCGGCCCCGAAGAGCCACACAACGTTCCCGATGTGGCAGATGAGGCCCACCTCTGTGTGATGGATTTTGATACGGTGAGCGTCCACGACCCGGAAGACGTTCCCAGCGTTATTGAGACACTCCATGAAAACACTGCATCGTCCAGCGGCGGGCAACACTCCCCGCGCGTGTACAAGAACAATATCGTCTTCCTCGCCGCTACCGGGGACGCGATACACGACGCCGAGCGCACTGCACAGCGAGTGGCTGCCATCAAACACATACAGAACAACCTCGGCGAGGAGTTCGACCTGAACGAAAGACAGCAGGATGAGCTAATTGAGCGTCTCGACAAAGCCAAAGGAACGCTCGACCAAGACATCAAGAAAGCGTACACCCACCTGTACTATCCCAGCGACGGCGGTCTGGCTCATCGCCGGATTACCACCGATACAACCATCCATCAGGCTGTCATCGACAAGCTGGAGGAATCGGGAAAAATCATCCCCGAGGGCGAGGGAGCATACGGCGTCGAGTGGTTCGAGAAGACTCTCTGGAACAAGGGTGCTGACTCGATGACCACCCGGGCTCTCGAAGAGCAGTTCGGCAAGCGAACGAGTGTGGAGGACGACTCCGGAAACGTTCACGACGTCGAGATACTGCTCTCTCCGATTCCGCTGCGGAAGACGATTGCCCGGATGGTTTCCGAAAGCGAATATACGTATTGGGACGGTGAAACCAACACAGGCTATTACAGAGAGGGTACGACCCTCCACGGTCACAGCAACGACCTCGGCGACGCAACCAACCTCCAGACTGGGCTCGACTATCGGGACGTGAAGTTGGCAAAGTCCCACCGCGTGTACGACTCGGTCGAGGAGCTTGTAGAGGAGGTCGACGTCGACTGGGATACGACGATTACCTGTTCCGACTGTAACCAGACCTTCGACTCACAGGCGGCGTACGACGAGCACGATTGCGATATCGCTGAGAAAGTCACCTGCGACGAATGTGACGACACTTTCAGCTCACAGGAGGCGTATCAAGACCACCTCCCTTGCTCGGACGACGACGGCCCGCTTCCAATGTCGGCGAATGCGTCCACATCGTCTCCGTATCACGTGCCTCGGGCTCTGAAGGAGATGCGGGCGGACATCGATACGGCAATCGAGCGGGCCCGGTCAGAGTACTCGGGGCATCCAGACGAGATAATAACCGCAGTCGAGGGCGTCTGGATTCGGATAGAGGGTGCCGACGGGTGGAAGGGCGCGTGGTTCACGGCGAACAAGCTGGGCGACTCCGACGAGTTCGCAGACCACACGCTCGTCAACTTCGACTACACCGCTTACGACGAGAGCGAGTCGATGGTGGATATCACCTATCGGGGTGACCCGTCAGCGTTCGCGGACCACTTCCGATTCAATATGGAACCGGAGGACTTCTCGACGCCCGACGGTGAGCGGACAGCCGAAGCCGACTTCAGCATCGAGTTTGAGGGTCAAGACGACCCGATGTTATACGGGGAGACGTTCGAGGCCCTCGACGACCTGCTCGCCGTGGACAACGCGTTCACGGTAACGATGGAAACGGAGGTTGAAATACGAGCCCGCGACCAAGGAGACTCGTAA
- a CDS encoding tyrosine-type recombinase/integrase, which yields MQYSEYEQKAQQRYAEATLQDRKSCIRLFDVYLAGYHTERLSGKEAVQRFRDLKRTTRGSYQFSEHDPESFEQVTEFISLLFDLDDSRNMIRHYFDSIQSYCDEMNLEWFDEREFRKYRERRFKHSGTETVYGLAADDRNVYHLGEVETILENAESPYREFFAIQYLHCRRPGEVLLLEASDVRLEDDLVWYHILKQQRGEDNREYVQVRNDVERELLKELTHGEEGKLFDITLNEIRDELRRVQQDRGIPQLKLKNFRHTRVSHLKAAGWSDVQIRDEYTKHKHLSTLQDKYMSYVPEEISENDLWRVIAVETADSNNISVADAEVMNIIKKYEF from the coding sequence ATGCAATATTCTGAATACGAGCAGAAGGCTCAACAGCGTTATGCTGAGGCGACGTTACAGGATCGAAAGTCCTGCATTCGACTGTTCGATGTATATTTGGCGGGCTACCACACGGAGAGGTTGAGCGGGAAAGAGGCAGTACAGCGATTCCGAGATCTGAAGCGCACCACCCGTGGGAGCTACCAATTCTCGGAGCACGACCCTGAGTCATTCGAACAGGTTACAGAGTTCATTAGCTTGCTTTTCGATCTTGATGATAGCCGTAACATGATTCGGCACTACTTCGACTCGATCCAATCCTACTGCGACGAAATGAATCTGGAGTGGTTTGACGAGCGTGAGTTCCGCAAGTATCGGGAGAGACGATTCAAGCACTCGGGCACTGAAACTGTCTATGGATTAGCTGCTGACGATAGGAATGTATACCATCTCGGTGAGGTAGAGACGATATTGGAGAATGCTGAATCTCCCTACAGAGAGTTCTTCGCTATCCAGTACTTGCACTGTCGTCGTCCCGGAGAAGTGCTCCTGCTGGAAGCCTCCGACGTGAGATTAGAAGACGACCTCGTATGGTATCACATACTGAAGCAGCAGCGTGGGGAAGACAATCGAGAGTACGTACAGGTACGGAATGATGTCGAACGGGAATTACTGAAAGAACTAACCCACGGCGAAGAGGGGAAACTGTTCGATATCACCCTGAACGAGATCCGTGACGAACTGCGAAGGGTACAGCAAGACAGAGGTATTCCACAGCTCAAACTCAAGAACTTCCGGCATACTCGCGTGAGCCATCTGAAAGCCGCTGGATGGAGTGACGTGCAAATCAGAGATGAGTACACGAAGCACAAGCACTTGAGTACGTTGCAGGACAAGTACATGAGCTACGTGCCAGAGGAGATATCCGAAAACGATCTATGGCGAGTGATCGCTGTAGAAACAGCGGATAGCAACAACATCTCCGTAGCTGATGCTGAAGTAATGAATATCATCAAAAAGTACGAATTTTAA
- a CDS encoding DUF7550 family protein encodes MTEETGHEDHEHHPHESTAVRSTAPQSGYTGREIVVGVVVALVGLAVTFGVPLAVLLLAPWP; translated from the coding sequence ATGACCGAGGAGACGGGCCACGAGGACCACGAGCACCACCCACACGAATCGACGGCGGTACGCTCGACGGCACCGCAGAGCGGTTACACCGGCCGGGAGATCGTTGTCGGGGTGGTCGTCGCGCTGGTGGGGCTGGCGGTCACGTTCGGCGTCCCGCTCGCGGTTCTTCTATTAGCCCCGTGGCCTTGA
- a CDS encoding diacylglycerol/polyprenol kinase family protein translates to MALEIGRRLVHASGAVVPGAYLLDARLLETGVLTWSVVQGLAAVGLLVAATLEVARLYGGLEHTVYDRLTREYEHDTVAGYALYALGGTITVVAFGPTVAVPALFMLTLGDPISGLLSTGGLRPIARPRVLVGMFLACLFFALPFVPPPIAVAGALAATVADGVKPTLRGYVVDDNLTIPLLAAAAMQAALSLG, encoded by the coding sequence ATGGCCCTCGAGATCGGTCGTCGCCTCGTCCACGCCTCGGGCGCTGTCGTCCCGGGAGCGTACCTCCTCGACGCCCGCCTTCTCGAAACCGGGGTGCTCACGTGGTCGGTGGTCCAGGGACTCGCCGCCGTCGGCCTTCTCGTGGCTGCCACCCTCGAAGTAGCCCGCCTCTACGGCGGCCTCGAGCACACAGTCTACGACCGCCTGACGCGGGAGTACGAACACGACACCGTCGCCGGCTACGCGCTGTACGCCCTCGGCGGGACGATCACCGTCGTCGCCTTCGGGCCGACGGTCGCGGTCCCGGCGCTTTTTATGTTGACACTCGGTGACCCGATCAGCGGGCTGCTCTCGACGGGCGGGTTGCGGCCGATCGCCCGGCCCCGCGTCCTCGTCGGGATGTTCCTCGCCTGCCTGTTTTTTGCGCTCCCGTTTGTTCCCCCGCCGATCGCCGTTGCCGGCGCGCTAGCGGCGACCGTCGCCGACGGGGTCAAACCGACCCTGCGTGGGTACGTCGTCGACGACAACCTTACGATCCCGCTGCTCGCGGCGGCGGCGATGCAGGCGGCGCTCTCGCTCGGGTGA
- a CDS encoding short-chain fatty acid transporter, whose product MADNSTRPPMIERLGYRIANAVERWMPSPFLFAVLLTYSVYGLALVLGQLGMIEQPGGGVAGPFALIELWFGGFWNFLAFAMQMTLILMTGFALAYHPRANDLLVRLAKVPNSGGGAVVLVAVFSMAVAWIHWGFSLILGAIFAREMGKVAHQQGIDVHYPLLAVSGYMGLGLTWHWGLSGSAPLLLTDASAVGEGTAFDMLDGPIAASETILHGYGIALTVLSIVFAAIVLYLITPSGARSRGITEYIPESELFDSAADGGDAPSNAPDASADLEGAGGSERSGRVPAEIIDNSRLLGGLLGLIGVAYVVSLFVEQGRGALSLNVVNFGFLMAGVLIWTNPSAYRDKFGEAASAAAGIILLFPFFAGIQGIMAGSGLAGGLADLLIGLSSPATFPVFAWLSAAVVNLFVPSGGGEWIVLGPSVLEAAIAQGIEPAHATMAYSVGDAHTNLLNPFWAIPLLAITRIRAREMFGYAVVMLLALIPFLTLLLLLLPYGAF is encoded by the coding sequence GCGCTGGATGCCGAGCCCGTTCCTCTTTGCCGTCCTGTTGACGTACTCCGTGTACGGGCTCGCGCTCGTCCTCGGGCAACTCGGGATGATCGAACAGCCCGGTGGGGGTGTGGCCGGGCCGTTCGCGCTGATCGAGTTGTGGTTCGGCGGGTTCTGGAACTTCCTCGCGTTCGCGATGCAGATGACGCTCATCCTGATGACCGGGTTCGCGCTCGCGTACCACCCGCGGGCCAACGACCTCCTGGTCCGACTCGCGAAGGTGCCGAACTCGGGTGGGGGCGCCGTCGTCCTCGTTGCGGTGTTCTCGATGGCCGTCGCCTGGATCCACTGGGGCTTCAGTCTCATCCTCGGCGCGATCTTCGCCCGCGAGATGGGCAAGGTCGCCCACCAGCAGGGCATCGACGTCCACTACCCGCTGTTGGCGGTGTCGGGCTACATGGGGCTCGGCCTCACCTGGCACTGGGGGCTATCGGGGTCGGCCCCGCTGTTGCTCACCGACGCCAGCGCGGTCGGCGAGGGCACCGCCTTCGACATGCTGGACGGTCCCATAGCCGCCAGCGAGACCATCCTCCACGGGTACGGGATCGCACTCACCGTCCTCTCGATCGTCTTCGCGGCGATCGTGCTCTACTTGATCACCCCCTCGGGGGCGCGCAGCCGGGGCATCACCGAGTACATCCCCGAGAGCGAACTGTTCGACTCGGCGGCCGACGGCGGCGACGCGCCCTCGAACGCGCCGGACGCGTCGGCCGACCTCGAGGGCGCGGGCGGGTCCGAGAGATCGGGGCGGGTTCCCGCGGAGATCATCGACAACAGCCGGCTTCTCGGCGGTCTCCTCGGCCTGATCGGCGTCGCCTACGTCGTTTCGCTGTTCGTCGAACAGGGCCGCGGGGCGCTGTCGCTCAACGTCGTCAACTTCGGGTTCCTCATGGCCGGTGTGTTGATCTGGACGAACCCCTCGGCGTACCGCGACAAGTTCGGCGAGGCCGCGAGCGCCGCCGCCGGCATCATCCTGCTGTTTCCCTTCTTCGCCGGAATTCAGGGGATCATGGCCGGGTCGGGGCTCGCGGGTGGGCTCGCGGACCTACTGATCGGTCTCTCCTCGCCCGCGACGTTTCCGGTGTTCGCGTGGCTCTCGGCGGCTGTGGTCAACCTGTTCGTCCCCTCCGGCGGTGGCGAGTGGATCGTTCTCGGTCCGTCGGTGCTGGAGGCCGCGATCGCACAGGGGATCGAGCCGGCGCACGCGACGATGGCGTACTCGGTCGGTGACGCCCACACGAATCTCCTGAACCCCTTTTGGGCGATCCCGCTGCTCGCGATCACCCGGATCAGAGCCCGCGAGATGTTCGGCTACGCGGTCGTCATGCTTTTGGCTTTGATCCCGTTCTTGACGCTCCTGTTGCTGTTGCTCCCGTACGGCGCGTTCTGA